The genome window GGCCCAGGCGAAGCTGGCACAGGATGACGGCCGCCTCCAGCCACGCACGCCCTCTTGAGCCGGAGACGGTTCTCATCCGCAGCGGCTCCTTCCTGATGGGAAGCGACGCCCCGGCCGTGCCGGCGTGGGAGTGGCTGCAGCACAGCGTTGCCCTGTCTACGGTAGGACCCTGGGCGCTGTCGCTGCGGGTGCCAATCTGGGTCCCCGCCGACTACCCCCTTGTCGGTCGCACCGCCGAGCTTCCAGAGATTGGACCGGGTATGGCAAAACGCCTTGGTAGGACAGGCTCATGCCACCGTGGTGTGTGGAGTAGCAGGCAGCGGCAAAACCAGGTTGGTGCGGGAGAGTATCACCAGACACAACAGTGATCAAGCCGGCGTACTGTCGGCGCAGTCCTGCCTGGCGTTCAGGCGCCCTATCAGGCTATCAACGACGCCTTGAAACCAGTCATTGAGCAGAATCTGATTCCTGGACTGCCCGATGAGGCCATGGTAGAGCTAAGACGTCTGGACAGCCAGGCTATTCCTGATGCCATGCCCACAGAGGCGCAGCAACGGCGCGAGTGGGCCTTGACCTTGGCCTTTGAGGCGTTGAGTCGAAGGGCGCCGGTCGTGTTATTTATCGACGACCTGCAATGGACTGATCCAACCAGTCTGGGGTTCATGCGATGTCTCATGATTCGTAAAAGGCAGATGCGCATCCTGTTCATCGGCACACTGCGCACCGACGATCCCGAGGGTCGAGTCGTCTGGCGTGGCCTCATTGCGTGATCAGTTCCATCGGGCTGGTCTGCTCACCGAGGTGGAGTTGAAACCCCTCAGCAAAGAAAGCTCACACGAGCTCCTTTGCGCGTGGCTCGGACTGGCTGACGCTTCCCAATTCCACGACAAGCTGTTCGCATCCACAGAGGGCAATCCCTACTTTCTGCTGGAGACCTTGCAGACGCTATCCGATCAAGGCGTAATCTACCTGGATGCCGACGGCGTGCCCTCGACCGATTATGATGAGATTGGGTACCAGACTCTACCGGTTCCGGACACTGTGCAACAGGCGATTCGTCTACGGCTGAACGGCCTGAACGCATCAGCTCAAGCCTTTTGGACGCCGCTGCCATCGTGGGGCGCCAATTCGATCCTGTCCTTGTACAACAGGTCGCTGGGCTGTCGGATGACGATTCGATCTCGGCCCTGGGAGAGATCTCAAAGCGCAAGTTCGTGCGAGAAGACAGGAGTCTCTGCGACTTCAGCAACGGGATGATTCGTGAGACCCTGATCGGCGCCCTCAATCCGTTGAAACGTTCGTTTTTGCATCGCCGGGTTTTTGCTGCGCTCAAGCAGACCTTGAAACCGGCGCCGTCGTTGGCTGTGATCCAGCAACTTGCCCAACACGCCGACAACGGCGGCCTTTAGCCGAGCATTCCGGTATTCCTTGCAGGCCGGTCTCCAGATCCTGGGGCTGTTCGATGCCCAGACGGCTTGCCGCTCCTGGAACGGAGCACAGGAAATTTCCTGGGATCATCGGCTTAAGTCGAAAACCAGGATAGGTTGAACCTGCTGGATGGACTGGGCGATATGTATGCTAACCTGGAAAGCGCGACGAGGCGCGCAGCCAGTACGAGGAAGCGATGCAGTTGGTACAGGGACAGAAAAGACTGAGTGCTCGACTCGGGTTGAAGATGGCGATTACCTTCCAGAACCAGGCGCAGTTCGACGATGCCGTATTGTGGTTGGATCGCGCCTATGCCCTGCTTCAGGAGGACATGGACGATGCGCTCTGTTCGCAGGTGTACATCCAGTACGGCGTTATAGACGTCATGCGCGGGAACCTGGACGACGCGTTGATCTGGGCGCAGCGGGCCGGTGGGATGGAAAGCGCCCAATATCACAATCTGATGGCAGTGATACAGCGCGGCAGAGATAGCCTGGGCGAGTCTCTTGCACACTGCGACCAGGCCATCGTCCTGGCTCAGAAACCAAACAATCTGCTTGACCTGGCGAAGGCGCACACTAACCGGGGGCTGTTTTGTCGCAAATGAACCGTTGGCAGGAGGCCAAGCAAGCGCACGAGCAAGCGCTGAAGGTCCTGTCTACCACCCGTGATATGCGCATGTACGCCGCGACCCACTGCAATCTCTCAGACGTCTGCCGACACTTGGGCGACCTCGAAGCTGCGCTGCGCCTGGCCGAAGAATCGCTCAAATTGGCCGTGGCTTTGGATCTACATTTCGAGGAAGCGTTGGCGCATCTCAATCTCGGCGAAGCGCTTCTGGAAAGTGGGCAGCCACGCCAGGCCCGCACGGAACATCTGGAGACGGCCCAGCGCATGCTTGACGAGCGAGGGATCACCTACCTCCGCCCAGAGGTCGAACGCGGTGTTGCCGAGACCCTTCTCCAAGAGGGCGAGCTGGAGCAGGCAGAGCGCAGCGCCAGAAAGGCGATCACCCAGGCAGAGGCCCTGCAGTCGGAATCCGATGAGGGTATCGGCCTGCGGGTCCTGGCCGCGATCCAGCGTGCGCAAGGCCTGGTGAGCGACGCCGAAGGGACCTTGCAGCGCGGCATCGAGCTATTGCGCCTCAGCGGTCCGAAATTCGAATTGGCTCAGGCTGACCTGGAGATGGCCCGTCTTGTCTTGGGCGATCCCGCACGGCAAGAGCAGGCTGGCTTTGTCTTGAAAAGGGCCAGAAGTATCTTCGAAGAAGCCGGCGCAACTGGCGCTCAGAGCAGTGGATGCCCTTGAGGCGCAGTTAGCGGCGAGTAGGGGAATCAGAAGCTGATCCTACCATCGGTTCCATGCCAGACTCAACAGGAGGGATTATGGCAGAGTTCAGAGCGACCATTCGTGTGTGGGTTATCGTCGTGCTCGTTGCATGTCTGTTGACTCAAGGCTGTGGACCAGGCGTTGTGCAAACGAGTTATGCGTCGGGTCTGCCAAGCGCGGGGGTGCCTCAACCGGATTCGCAGTGGGATGAACCAAAAGGATGGCATATTGAGCCTGTGGGGCAGTTAGACGTTGCCGAAAAGATTGTTGATGGCGGTGACCGAAGCAGGCCGCATCAGTCGTCTGTGATTGAGGTATATCAGGACCAAACCTACTTAGTGGCGCCTCACGATTCGGAGCAAAGCGATGATCTGCAACCAGCCGCGGTTTGCACGGTTACTAGCAACGTAGACAGCGGCGCGGGCACGCTTCGAACATGCCTACAAAATGCTGTGGCAGGCGCCACAGTTCTGTTTAGCCCGTCAGCATTTCCACCCAGTACTCCCGGAACAATTCACTTGAGTTCGGAACTTCCACGCATCAGAGTGAACAACCTGACTATTGACGGTAGTGATGCTGGTGTGGTCATTGATGGCAGCGGCTTGGGAGGCCAACCTGTGGGGCTGCGTGTTGATGGCGCAAACGGCGTTGTCATCAGAGGACTGCAGATCGTCGGCTTTAGTTGGGGCGTTGTTCTGCAAGGGCCAGCAACTGCATTGTCGGCGGAGACCGGGCAGTCGGCAATGGGCCGATGGGGCAAGAAATCGCCTCAGCAACAACCGTCATGTTGGCATAGAATTGCAGGGTCAGTACAACCAACAACCAGATTCAAGGAACTTGATTGGCACCAACTCGATAGGTCAGGATCAAATGGCAATGAGACAGGCGTTTTTATGGTACTTGGTACTTCGAATAATGTATTAGGAGGGTCACTTACCCCAGGGTTTGCGATGGAGCATGTAACGTTATTAGCGGCAATACTACATCGGGCATAAAACAAAAGTGCAGGTACGTCTGGCAGCAGAATTAATTCCAAATAAGGTCAAATGAGCCTCGGGGCGCTCAGGCGGCCGCTTGTGCGGCCACCGCCGGTTCAGGCGAGTAGAAGACCAGGTTGGGTTCATACTCGCGGATCAACTGAACGTGTTCCCGCACGAGTGACGCGGCGTGCTTCGCGAGCGCCGGAATCTCGTGCAGCGGGAACTTCTGTGCGAGGGTGCGGGTGACTTCGTAGTCCTTGATGTAGCGATCCACGGCGTGCTGCGAGTGGTTGAGTTCGCGAGCAATGTCGGCTGGCGATTGCCCACGCAGATAACGGCGGATCACCTCGGCCTTGTGCGACACCGAGGGCCGATAGTCATGCACTGTACCACGGATCGGCACGGTCTGCATATTCCTGCTCATATTGGCGCAACAATTGGTCCTAGGACTCGCCAGGCCGCTGAGCAAACGACAAATCCAAAGAGGTCGGGACACCGCCTTGGTCATACGCCTCCTGACACCAGCGGACGAAACGCTGTTGATTGAAGGTGCGGCGCGCCGGCGGCCGATCGACGCCTGATCCGCACTGAGCAGCGCCACCTCCGTCGGTGACCGGGTGCAGGCGGACGCGCACCAGTCCGCGAATCTCGGGGTTGCCGGTAGCTCCAGGCACCGCCACGCGGGCCAGTAGACATGCCGGGGCGGCAGGTCGGTGGCGTAGGCCTGCTCCACCAGCGTCAGAATATCGGCGATGATGGCGTGCGCCACGACGGGGCCGCGCTCGTAACCGTACTCGTTAAGAAACTTGTGGAGCAACTGCTGGTGCAAAGGGGCGTTTTGGCCCAACGCCCGTTTCAGGCGTACTAGTCTGGGTTTTCATCGGATCAAACGCCCCCTTTTAATCTCGGCCAGAGTGGCCGTGGCGCGTCCTTCGGGCGTGCCGAGCAGAATTTGCAAGCGGTCGTTGGCCGCCGGGCATTCTTGATACGGCGTCAGGTACTCCTGAATGAGGCGTTCAGACAGCCCGGTGGCGCTGCGGATGGCGGCGCGGTCCAAGTGATGCTGCGCCTGCAAGCGAATGATGCGCACGAAGTCGTCGCAATAACGTCGAATAGCGCCGATACTGGTACCGCCGGCGCTCGATCTCGCTGAAGGTGTAACCGGCGAGATAATCACCGACGATCTGCACCTTGTGACTGACGCCCTTGCCGATGTCTTCGGCTTGGCGAGTGTCGCTACGCACGTCCTGTTTGCGCAACTCATGCACGTCGCGTTTGATCGTCGCCAGACTGCTGCACAACAAACAGGCCAGGTCTTACATGGCTGAGCAACCCACGCCTTGCGCCTCAGCCTCTTCGGTGAGCCGTAAGAGCCGCTGCTGCCGCAGCGCCGCGACGCCAGTGCC of Candidatus Amarolinea dominans contains these proteins:
- a CDS encoding tetratricopeptide repeat protein codes for the protein MNRWQEAKQAHEQALKVLSTTRDMRMYAATHCNLSDVCRHLGDLEAALRLAEESLKLAVALDLHFEEALAHLNLGEALLESGQPRQARTEHLETAQRMLDERGITYLRPEVERGVAETLLQEGELEQAERSARKAITQAEALQSESDEGIGLRVLAAIQRAQGLVSDAEGTLQRGIELLRLSGPKFELAQADLEMARLVLGDPARQEQAGFVLKRARSIFEEAGATGAQSSGCP
- a CDS encoding AAA family ATPase translates to MKPVIEQNLIPGLPDEAMVELRRLDSQAIPDAMPTEAQQRREWALTLAFEALSRRAPVVLFIDDLQWTDPTSLGFMRCLMIRKRQMRILFIGTLRTDDPEGRVVWRGLIA
- a CDS encoding DUF1670 domain-containing protein, with product MAHAIIADILTLVEQAYATDLPPRHVYWPAWRCLELPATPRFADWCASACTRSPTEVALLSADQASIGRRRAAPSINSVSSAGVRRRMTKAVSRPLWICRLLSGLASPRTNCCANMSRNMQTVPIRGTVHDYRPSVSHKAEVIRRYLRGQSPADIARELNHSQHAVDRYIKDYEVTRTLAQKFPLHEIPALAKHAASLVREHVQLIREYEPNLVFYSPEPAVAAQAAA